One Actinoplanes missouriensis 431 DNA segment encodes these proteins:
- the ndhC gene encoding NADH-quinone oxidoreductase subunit A, with product MDGYLGSYATLGLMLAAGVLLFVAAFGANRLLRPANPAEPLGKRIAYESGIDPVGGDWAQAQIRYYVYAYLYVLFAVEAVFLFPWAVIFDRPEFGGAAIAEMGVFVGVLALGILYAWRKRILTWT from the coding sequence GTGGACGGATATCTCGGTTCGTACGCCACGTTGGGCCTGATGCTCGCCGCCGGAGTCCTGCTGTTCGTGGCCGCGTTCGGGGCGAACCGGTTGCTGCGGCCGGCGAATCCGGCCGAGCCGCTGGGCAAGCGGATCGCGTATGAGAGCGGCATCGACCCGGTCGGCGGCGACTGGGCGCAGGCGCAGATCCGGTACTACGTCTACGCGTACCTTTATGTGCTTTTTGCGGTTGAAGCCGTATTTCTCTTTCCGTGGGCGGTGATCTTCGATCGCCCGGAGTTCGGCGGCGCCGCGATCGCCGAGATGGGCGTCTTCGTCGGCGTGCTCGCGCTGGGCATCCTCTACGCGTGGCGCAAGCGGATCCTGACCTGGACCTGA
- a CDS encoding 2-oxoacid:acceptor oxidoreductase subunit alpha, protein MAAPAKRVEQLDRVVIRFAGDSGDGMQLTGDRFTSETAQLGNDISTLPNFPAEIRAPAGTLPGVSSFQVHFADYDILTPGDAPNVLVAMNPAALKANLSELPPGADIIVNTDEFTRRNLAKVGYPVSPLEDGSLQEFAVHPVPLTSMTIGALADSGVAKKDAERAKNMFALGLLSWMYSRPFESTLRFLERKFAKRPDLVAANKTAFQAGWNYGETTEAFSVRYEVKPARMRPGTYRNITGNQALALGLVASAVRSKLPLFLGAYPITPASDILHELSKHKRFGVTTVQAEDEIAAIGAALGASYGGALGVTTTSGPGVALKGETISLAIALELPLVIVDVQRAGPSTGMPTKTEQADLNMALFGRHGEAPLAVIAPKSPSDCFHAALEAARIALTYRTPVILLSDNYVANGSEPWMLPSVDELPDLSVDFTMSPNSPDGRFLPYLRDPETLARPWAIPGTPGLEHRIGGLEKADKTGDISYDPANHEHMVRIRQARIDAIPVPDVDVEDPEENARVLVLGWGSTYGPIGAACRALRQRGLPIAQAHLRHLSPLPANLGEVLQGYDRVVVPEMNLGQLAAVIRSKYLVDAVPFNQINGLPFTAATLESMLEDVVKNG, encoded by the coding sequence GTGGCCGCTCCCGCGAAGCGAGTCGAGCAGCTGGACCGTGTTGTGATCCGATTCGCCGGTGACTCCGGCGACGGAATGCAGCTCACCGGTGACCGTTTCACGTCGGAAACCGCTCAGCTCGGCAACGACATCTCGACCCTTCCCAACTTCCCCGCCGAGATCCGCGCGCCGGCCGGCACGCTCCCCGGCGTCTCCAGCTTTCAGGTCCATTTCGCCGACTACGACATCCTGACTCCGGGCGACGCGCCGAACGTGCTGGTCGCGATGAACCCGGCCGCGCTCAAGGCCAACCTCTCCGAGCTACCGCCCGGCGCCGACATCATCGTGAACACCGACGAGTTCACCAGGCGGAACCTCGCGAAGGTGGGTTACCCGGTCAGTCCGCTCGAGGACGGGTCGCTCCAGGAGTTCGCGGTCCACCCGGTCCCGCTCACCTCGATGACGATCGGCGCGCTGGCCGATTCCGGCGTCGCGAAGAAAGACGCCGAGCGCGCCAAGAACATGTTCGCGCTCGGCCTGCTCAGCTGGATGTACTCGCGACCCTTCGAGTCCACGCTGCGGTTCCTGGAGCGCAAGTTCGCGAAACGGCCCGATCTGGTCGCGGCGAACAAGACCGCCTTCCAGGCCGGCTGGAACTACGGCGAGACCACCGAGGCCTTCTCCGTGCGGTACGAGGTGAAACCCGCCCGGATGCGCCCCGGCACATACCGGAACATCACCGGAAACCAGGCGCTCGCGCTCGGCCTGGTGGCGTCCGCCGTGCGGTCGAAACTTCCGCTCTTCCTCGGCGCCTATCCGATCACCCCGGCCTCGGACATCCTGCACGAGCTCTCCAAGCACAAGCGGTTCGGCGTCACCACGGTCCAGGCCGAGGACGAGATCGCCGCGATCGGGGCGGCGCTCGGCGCGTCGTACGGCGGAGCCCTCGGTGTGACCACCACGTCCGGGCCCGGTGTGGCGCTCAAGGGCGAGACCATCTCGCTCGCGATCGCCCTGGAGCTGCCGCTGGTGATCGTCGATGTGCAGCGCGCCGGCCCGTCCACCGGCATGCCGACCAAGACCGAGCAGGCCGATCTGAACATGGCGCTGTTCGGCCGGCACGGCGAGGCGCCGCTCGCGGTGATCGCGCCGAAATCACCGTCGGACTGCTTCCACGCGGCCCTCGAGGCGGCACGGATCGCGCTGACCTACCGCACCCCGGTCATCCTGCTCTCCGACAACTACGTGGCGAACGGGTCGGAGCCGTGGATGCTGCCGTCGGTGGACGAACTGCCCGACCTGTCGGTGGACTTCACCATGTCGCCGAACTCGCCGGACGGGCGATTCCTGCCGTACCTCCGGGATCCTGAGACGCTGGCCCGACCATGGGCGATTCCCGGTACACCAGGACTCGAGCACCGCATCGGCGGCCTGGAGAAAGCCGACAAGACCGGCGACATCTCCTACGACCCGGCGAACCACGAGCACATGGTCCGGATCCGGCAGGCCCGCATCGACGCCATCCCGGTGCCGGACGTCGACGTCGAGGACCCCGAGGAGAACGCGCGGGTGCTCGTACTCGGATGGGGTTCCACCTACGGCCCGATCGGGGCCGCCTGCCGCGCGCTGCGCCAGCGCGGGCTGCCCATCGCCCAAGCGCACCTGCGCCACCTCTCGCCGCTGCCGGCGAATCTGGGCGAAGTGCTTCAGGGGTACGACAGAGTCGTGGTCCCCGAGATGAACCTCGGTCAGCTGGCCGCGGTGATCCGGTCGAAGTACCTGGTCGACGCCGTCCCGTTCAACCAGATCAACGGTCTTCCGTTCACCGCCGCCACCCTGGAGAGCATGCTGGAGGACGTGGTCAAGAATGGCTGA
- a CDS encoding 2-oxoacid:ferredoxin oxidoreductase subunit beta produces the protein MAEPVAVTLTAKDFKTDQEVRWCPGCGDYAILAAVQGFMPELGIPRENIVFVSGIGCSSRFPYYMNTYGMHSIHGRAPAIATGLSTSRPDLSVWVVTGDGDALSIGGNHLIHALRRNVNLKILLFNNRIYGLTKGQYSPTSEIGKITKSTPAGSADSPFNPLSLALGAEATFVARTIDSDRKHLQSVLRAAAEHEGSAFVEIYQNCNIFNDGAFDLIKDAATRDEHLIRLEQGQPITFGRFSVVHPEGSFGLKVQEGGNAIVHDATVDDPAYAFALSRLSGSELTTTPIGVFRNVQRPSYDEIVRKQVLDAQAQSTGTPEEMFNDLLNAGDTWTIL, from the coding sequence ATGGCTGAGCCGGTTGCGGTGACACTGACCGCCAAGGACTTCAAGACCGACCAGGAGGTCCGCTGGTGCCCGGGTTGCGGGGACTACGCGATCCTGGCGGCCGTGCAGGGCTTCATGCCGGAGCTGGGCATCCCCCGCGAGAACATCGTGTTCGTCTCCGGGATCGGCTGCTCGTCCCGCTTCCCGTACTACATGAACACCTACGGGATGCACTCGATCCACGGCCGCGCGCCGGCGATCGCGACCGGCCTCTCCACCTCCCGCCCGGACCTGAGCGTCTGGGTGGTCACCGGTGACGGCGACGCGCTCTCGATCGGCGGCAACCACCTGATCCACGCGCTGCGCCGCAACGTGAACCTGAAGATCCTGCTCTTCAACAACCGGATCTACGGCCTCACCAAGGGACAGTACTCACCGACCTCGGAAATCGGCAAGATCACCAAGTCGACCCCGGCCGGCTCGGCGGACTCGCCGTTCAACCCGCTCTCACTCGCGCTCGGCGCCGAGGCGACGTTCGTGGCCCGGACCATCGACTCGGACCGCAAGCACCTGCAGTCGGTGCTGCGCGCCGCCGCCGAGCACGAGGGCTCCGCGTTCGTCGAGATCTACCAGAACTGCAACATCTTCAACGACGGGGCGTTCGACCTGATCAAGGACGCCGCCACCCGCGACGAACACCTGATCCGGCTCGAACAGGGTCAGCCGATCACGTTCGGCCGCTTCTCGGTGGTCCACCCGGAGGGCAGCTTCGGCCTGAAGGTGCAGGAGGGCGGGAACGCCATCGTCCACGACGCCACCGTCGACGACCCGGCCTACGCGTTCGCGCTGTCCCGGCTCTCCGGATCGGAACTGACCACCACCCCGATCGGCGTCTTCCGGAACGTCCAGCGCCCGTCCTACGACGAGATCGTCCGCAAGCAGGTGCTGGACGCGCAGGCCCAGTCCACCGGCACTCCCGAGGAGATGTTCAATGACCTTCTGAACGCCGGCGACACCTGGACGATCCTCTAG
- a CDS encoding potassium channel family protein, whose translation MIHLPMVRQGPLRALAVRLAMACTLVLLAVAVIYADREGYRDVNEDGLTLLDCFYYAVVSLSTTGYGDITPATQSARLVNVLLITPARVLFLIILVGTTLEVLTDQYRKGLRVSRWRRKLKDHVIICGYGTKGRAAVAALLETGYDKSRIVIVENREAGVRQAQASGFVVIEGDATRSAVLNDADVKNCKSVIIATDRDEASVLITLTVRQLTAGQVRIIAAVREQENAALLKQSGAHHVIVSSSTAGRLLGLTTTAPPLIDVVEDLLTPGQGMALAMRSAERAEVGQNPRQLPTLVVALIRRGKVLPLGGEQAVTIETGDLLVYIRDDEGVASGVTV comes from the coding sequence ATGATTCATCTACCGATGGTCCGGCAGGGGCCGCTGAGGGCTCTGGCCGTCCGGCTTGCGATGGCGTGCACCCTGGTCCTCCTCGCGGTAGCGGTGATCTATGCCGACCGCGAGGGCTACCGTGACGTCAACGAGGACGGTCTGACCCTCCTCGACTGCTTCTACTACGCCGTGGTCTCCCTCTCCACCACCGGCTACGGCGACATCACCCCGGCGACACAGAGCGCCCGCCTGGTGAACGTCCTGCTCATCACGCCCGCCCGGGTGCTCTTCCTGATCATCCTGGTCGGCACCACGCTGGAGGTGCTGACCGACCAGTACCGCAAGGGCCTTCGGGTCAGCCGGTGGAGGCGAAAGTTGAAGGACCACGTGATCATCTGCGGTTACGGCACGAAGGGCCGGGCCGCTGTCGCCGCGCTGCTGGAGACCGGATACGACAAGTCCCGCATCGTGATCGTGGAGAACCGCGAGGCGGGGGTACGGCAGGCGCAGGCGAGCGGTTTCGTCGTGATCGAGGGGGACGCGACCCGGTCGGCGGTGCTGAACGACGCGGACGTGAAGAACTGCAAGTCGGTCATCATCGCGACGGACCGCGACGAGGCGTCCGTCCTGATCACTCTGACCGTCCGCCAGTTGACCGCCGGCCAGGTTCGGATCATCGCGGCGGTCCGCGAGCAGGAGAACGCCGCCCTGCTGAAGCAGAGCGGCGCGCACCACGTGATCGTGTCGTCCTCGACGGCCGGCCGGCTGCTCGGCCTGACCACCACCGCCCCGCCGCTGATCGACGTGGTGGAGGACCTGCTCACCCCGGGCCAGGGCATGGCGCTGGCGATGCGGTCCGCCGAGCGTGCCGAGGTCGGCCAGAACCCGCGTCAGCTGCCGACCCTGGTGGTGGCGCTGATCCGCCGCGGCAAGGTGCTGCCGCTCGGTGGCGAGCAGGCCGTCACGATCGAGACCGGCGACCTGCTCGTCTACATCCGCGACGACGAGGGTGTCGCCAGCGGGGTGACCGTCTAG
- a CDS encoding phospholipase, which produces MGYRAVLLQIAVLLAGGIVLTGQPAGATTVDKATLLLRWTQPTAASTAAWNAARRDRKAWAAYDFDWSTDKCSHAPENPFGFNFGPACSHHDFGYRNYRAAGTLDEHRVRLDEMFRADLRRECDSHRLAAQPPCNVLAFTYYETVRILKPNADLG; this is translated from the coding sequence ATGGGTTACCGAGCAGTTCTCCTTCAGATCGCGGTTCTTCTGGCCGGGGGGATCGTACTCACCGGTCAACCGGCCGGCGCCACAACGGTCGACAAGGCGACGCTGCTGCTGCGCTGGACGCAGCCGACCGCGGCCAGCACCGCGGCGTGGAACGCGGCACGGCGTGACCGGAAGGCCTGGGCGGCGTACGACTTCGACTGGTCCACCGACAAGTGCAGTCACGCGCCGGAGAACCCGTTCGGCTTCAACTTCGGGCCGGCATGCAGTCACCACGACTTCGGGTACCGCAACTACCGGGCCGCCGGCACCCTCGACGAGCACCGGGTTCGGCTCGACGAGATGTTCCGCGCCGATCTGCGCCGCGAGTGCGACAGTCATCGGCTGGCCGCCCAGCCGCCATGCAACGTCCTGGCCTTCACCTATTACGAGACGGTGCGCATCCTCAAGCCCAACGCCGATCTGGGGTAG
- a CDS encoding adenylate/guanylate cyclase domain-containing protein — protein sequence MSGWSELPSGLVTFMFTDIEGSTRLARMLGEAYRGVLGAHRSVLRAVLADFGGVELLTEGDSFFIAFANADAAVAACVEAQRRLSAHDWPRRDAVPRVRMGLHTGRATPVGREYASAEVHRAARVSAAAHGGQILCSEATALAVTAAYTAPVHRPSGQAQTLADVDLLDLGAFRLRGFDDDERIFQVLAPGLEREFPRPRTAEAPRHNLPAPSSRFVGRTAESAELAELISHNRLVTVVGPGGAGKTRLTLAVAEQLLPAYPGGIWTIDAATAADGLPATLAAALGLRPEPGRPMIDTLVEQCAERRMLVVLQTCDAAPALTATLVHRLLSRCRRLDVVATGRAPLGMPGETVWRIPPLAPADAFALLRERASAAQGGRAGDGDQQLACLAARLEGSPLAIELAASRLRLLPAEQLARRLDDPLGALDNDAAGDGRHASLTNNLAWSYRTLGSRAADLLRRLAVFAGPVDLATVEWCGAEALGALSELADKSVVEVVPGPRYRLSDQVRAYALRKLSAAGDEQAVRDRHLTWAMQVLEKVAADTDGTVSLTELSPFVAEWQTALRWAATSGAVGDGLRLAGALDPWWREHGGAGEGRDLLGRLYQRVGDETGPRELAGAYLVHAGLAEDRVERELFLARAEEQARRSGDPALLIRSLAAQRVHLDGDAEVAERACRHVIAEADRLGAPSAALPAVLALAELLWRRDALAEAAELLAGARQIEAAHPEDRGRRAVDWLLGMVALRRRDLVAAHDHLVVALRSRLRHGFRGAAADAVAAIAVRCVLGGDPSTATVLFGGAEAARGARRTESFGAFWSAQQAELRAALGDAAFDAAYADGAGQGFDRIVALALAVEHPDMEDGAVRFANAVTGS from the coding sequence GTGTCGGGATGGAGCGAGCTACCCAGTGGCCTGGTGACCTTCATGTTCACCGACATAGAGGGCTCCACGCGGTTGGCCAGGATGCTCGGCGAGGCATACCGAGGTGTGCTCGGAGCGCATCGCTCAGTGCTACGCGCTGTGCTGGCCGACTTCGGTGGTGTCGAGCTCCTTACGGAGGGTGACTCATTTTTCATCGCGTTCGCGAACGCTGACGCGGCCGTCGCAGCGTGCGTGGAGGCGCAGCGGCGACTGTCCGCACACGACTGGCCGCGACGCGACGCGGTGCCCCGGGTCCGGATGGGACTGCACACCGGACGGGCCACACCGGTCGGCCGGGAGTACGCGAGCGCCGAGGTGCACCGGGCGGCCCGCGTGTCCGCAGCGGCCCACGGCGGCCAGATCCTCTGCTCGGAGGCGACGGCGCTGGCCGTCACGGCCGCGTACACCGCACCCGTGCACCGGCCGTCCGGCCAGGCACAGACTCTTGCCGACGTCGACCTGCTGGACCTCGGCGCGTTCCGGCTGCGCGGCTTCGACGACGACGAGCGGATCTTCCAGGTGCTCGCGCCGGGGCTGGAGCGCGAGTTCCCCCGCCCGCGCACCGCTGAGGCGCCACGTCACAACCTGCCCGCGCCGTCCAGCCGGTTCGTCGGCCGGACCGCCGAGTCCGCCGAGCTGGCCGAGCTGATCAGCCACAACCGACTGGTCACGGTGGTGGGACCGGGTGGCGCCGGCAAGACCCGGCTCACGCTGGCGGTGGCGGAGCAGCTGCTCCCCGCGTACCCGGGCGGAATCTGGACGATCGATGCCGCAACCGCGGCAGACGGCCTGCCCGCGACGCTGGCCGCGGCCCTGGGTCTGCGCCCGGAACCGGGACGTCCGATGATCGACACCCTGGTCGAGCAGTGCGCCGAGCGGCGGATGCTGGTAGTGCTGCAGACGTGTGACGCGGCGCCGGCGCTGACCGCGACGCTGGTGCACCGCCTGCTCAGCAGGTGCCGGCGGCTCGATGTGGTGGCGACCGGCCGGGCGCCGCTGGGGATGCCCGGCGAGACCGTCTGGCGGATCCCGCCGCTGGCGCCCGCCGACGCGTTCGCGCTGCTGCGGGAGCGTGCCTCGGCCGCGCAGGGCGGCCGGGCGGGCGACGGAGATCAGCAGCTGGCGTGCCTGGCAGCCCGGCTGGAGGGGTCGCCGCTGGCGATCGAACTCGCGGCGTCCCGGCTGCGTCTGCTGCCGGCCGAGCAGCTGGCCCGGCGACTGGACGACCCGCTCGGCGCGCTCGACAACGACGCCGCGGGCGACGGCCGGCACGCCAGCCTGACGAACAATCTGGCCTGGTCCTATCGGACCCTCGGCAGCCGGGCCGCGGACCTGCTGCGCCGGCTCGCGGTCTTCGCCGGCCCGGTCGATCTCGCCACGGTGGAGTGGTGCGGCGCGGAAGCCCTCGGCGCGCTCTCCGAGCTCGCCGACAAATCGGTGGTCGAGGTGGTGCCCGGCCCGCGCTATCGGCTTTCCGATCAGGTACGGGCATACGCCCTCCGCAAACTCTCCGCCGCCGGCGACGAGCAGGCGGTTCGCGACCGTCACCTGACCTGGGCGATGCAGGTGCTGGAGAAGGTCGCCGCGGACACCGACGGCACGGTCTCGCTCACCGAGCTGAGCCCGTTCGTGGCGGAGTGGCAGACCGCGTTGCGCTGGGCCGCGACGAGTGGTGCCGTGGGCGACGGTCTGCGGCTGGCCGGCGCGCTTGACCCGTGGTGGCGCGAGCACGGCGGCGCCGGTGAGGGCCGTGACCTGCTGGGGCGTCTCTACCAGCGGGTCGGCGACGAGACCGGTCCGCGCGAGCTGGCCGGCGCCTACCTGGTCCACGCCGGGCTCGCCGAGGACCGGGTGGAGCGGGAGCTGTTCCTCGCCCGGGCCGAGGAGCAGGCCCGCCGGTCCGGGGATCCCGCGCTGCTGATCCGGTCGCTCGCCGCCCAGCGGGTGCACCTGGACGGTGACGCCGAAGTCGCCGAGCGGGCCTGCCGTCACGTGATCGCCGAGGCGGACCGGCTCGGCGCCCCGTCCGCGGCGCTCCCGGCGGTGCTGGCCCTGGCCGAGCTGCTGTGGCGCCGGGACGCACTGGCCGAGGCCGCCGAGCTGCTCGCCGGCGCGCGCCAGATCGAGGCGGCACATCCGGAGGACCGGGGCCGGCGGGCCGTGGACTGGCTGCTCGGCATGGTCGCGCTTCGCCGCCGTGACCTGGTGGCGGCGCACGACCACCTGGTGGTGGCGTTGCGGTCAAGGCTGCGGCACGGGTTCCGGGGCGCCGCCGCGGACGCGGTCGCGGCGATCGCGGTCCGCTGCGTCCTGGGTGGGGACCCGTCCACCGCGACAGTTCTCTTCGGCGGGGCGGAGGCGGCGCGGGGTGCGCGGCGTACCGAGTCGTTCGGCGCGTTCTGGTCGGCGCAGCAGGCGGAATTGCGGGCTGCGCTCGGGGACGCGGCCTTCGACGCGGCCTATGCGGACGGCGCGGGGCAGGGCTTTGATCGGATCGTGGCGCTGGCTCTGGCCGTCGAACATCCCGACATGGAGGACGGCGCGGTCCGCTTCGCGAATGCGGTGACCGGCTCATAG
- a CDS encoding FmdB family zinc ribbon protein, protein MPRYEFRCRACAATFEISRPMSEAAEPAPCPQGHGDTVKLLSTVAVTGRGGASPAAAPARPSGGGCCGGACGC, encoded by the coding sequence ATGCCGCGTTATGAGTTCCGGTGCCGCGCCTGCGCCGCCACCTTCGAGATCAGCCGCCCGATGAGCGAGGCCGCCGAGCCGGCACCCTGCCCGCAGGGCCACGGCGACACCGTGAAGCTCCTGTCCACAGTCGCCGTGACCGGCCGCGGTGGCGCCTCCCCGGCCGCCGCCCCCGCCCGTCCCTCCGGCGGCGGCTGCTGCGGAGGCGCCTGCGGCTGCTGA
- a CDS encoding lytic murein transglycosylase: MPQVGAMPAGGTTAESSPAGAGTEGLTKPPTAPKTDAASKDDSGKPGSEAKPNPAQPEPPKTEANKPEANKIEASKADASKTESAKPEDAKAEAGKSEAGKTEAGKTEAGKGDKSDAGGKGDKSAEAASGKSEPATAVAAAAGVGVGRRSLRAVGRAGRATAVWAKGPNGRVVIPGFVIVALVILAGTSGAYLVPKALEAGPAPSASGPGDPAAGMSGLPVDGGAGLPGAGATGLPGAGATGLPGAGATGLPGAGLPGAGATGLPGAGATGLPGAGATGLPGAGATGLPGATTGLPATGLPGAGLPGAGLPGAGVPTTQPGAVTGGRPADALASWATQIGTKVGIPVVAVQAYGYAELVVAKTTPSCHLSWTTLAALAKVESDHGAFNGAVLGVDGVASPTIYGLPLNGQGGRQMIADTDRGQLDGDASFDRAIGPMQFIPSTWKENAVDADRDGVTNPNDIDDAALTAAVYLCKGGRDLAKAESWWDAILSYNAVRPYAQRVFQYADDYGRRSQS; encoded by the coding sequence ATGCCGCAGGTGGGCGCGATGCCGGCGGGCGGGACCACAGCGGAGAGTTCTCCGGCGGGCGCCGGGACGGAAGGGCTGACGAAGCCGCCCACCGCCCCGAAGACAGATGCCGCCAGCAAGGACGATTCCGGCAAGCCGGGCAGCGAGGCGAAGCCCAACCCGGCCCAGCCCGAGCCACCCAAGACCGAGGCGAACAAGCCCGAGGCCAACAAGATCGAGGCGAGCAAGGCCGACGCGAGCAAGACCGAGAGCGCCAAGCCCGAGGACGCCAAAGCGGAAGCAGGCAAGTCCGAAGCAGGCAAGACCGAGGCAGGCAAGACCGAAGCAGGCAAGGGCGACAAATCCGATGCGGGCGGCAAGGGCGACAAGAGCGCTGAGGCCGCGAGCGGCAAGAGCGAGCCGGCCACTGCCGTCGCAGCCGCTGCGGGTGTGGGAGTGGGGCGGCGGTCTCTGCGGGCTGTCGGGCGGGCGGGGCGGGCCACCGCCGTGTGGGCCAAGGGACCCAACGGTCGTGTCGTCATCCCCGGCTTCGTCATCGTGGCTCTGGTGATCCTGGCGGGGACGTCGGGGGCGTACCTCGTACCCAAGGCTTTGGAGGCCGGGCCTGCGCCCAGCGCAAGCGGACCGGGGGATCCGGCTGCGGGGATGAGCGGGCTTCCGGTGGACGGTGGCGCGGGGCTGCCCGGCGCAGGCGCGACCGGATTGCCCGGCGCGGGAGCGACCGGGCTGCCGGGCGCCGGGGCGACAGGCCTGCCCGGCGCCGGTCTGCCTGGCGCGGGCGCCACGGGGCTGCCCGGCGCGGGCGCCACCGGACTACCCGGAGCCGGGGCGACCGGACTGCCCGGCGCGGGAGCCACCGGACTGCCGGGCGCTACGACGGGGCTGCCGGCCACCGGGCTTCCGGGGGCTGGGCTTCCAGGAGCGGGACTTCCGGGAGCGGGAGTGCCCACCACGCAGCCCGGGGCGGTGACCGGTGGGCGGCCGGCCGACGCGCTCGCGAGCTGGGCCACCCAGATCGGCACCAAGGTCGGCATCCCGGTCGTGGCGGTGCAGGCCTATGGGTACGCCGAGCTGGTCGTCGCCAAGACCACGCCGTCCTGCCACCTGAGCTGGACCACGCTCGCCGCGCTCGCCAAGGTCGAGTCCGACCACGGCGCGTTCAACGGCGCGGTGCTCGGCGTGGACGGGGTCGCCTCCCCGACGATCTACGGCCTGCCGCTGAACGGGCAGGGCGGGCGGCAGATGATCGCGGACACCGACCGGGGGCAGCTCGACGGCGACGCCAGCTTCGACCGGGCGATCGGGCCGATGCAATTCATCCCGTCGACCTGGAAGGAGAACGCGGTCGACGCGGACCGGGACGGCGTGACGAACCCGAACGACATCGACGACGCCGCGCTGACCGCCGCCGTCTACCTCTGCAAGGGCGGGCGCGACCTCGCCAAGGCGGAGTCCTGGTGGGACGCGATCCTGTCGTACAACGCGGTCCGGCCGTATGCACAGAGGGTTTTCCAGTACGCGGACGACTACGGACGCCGCAGCCAGAGCTGA
- a CDS encoding GNAT family N-acetyltransferase, translating to MRVREWDPRSASAAEIQSLVETVNAAMAADLPDDPPWRDVQVRDYLAETMPGERRITWVVEDDRVPEGEGEIFAHVNILLLGDIGVLEILVRPDLRRRGLGRQLVGVAARRAYLEGFTSIGVEAIGGTTAIPFYESLGFEREYAEARSVLNLESVDWLALGAMASGISSGYRVEYHPGGPPDSLLEAYALAKAEAQNDDDDLDLAPRSSDPQRLRESIETLHKRGLKPYIVLAIHEGTGAVAGLTEVVVPAQHPERADQYDTIVVREHRGYGIDRAIKARMLFELRSAEPTLRQVQTWNAQHNESMLKVNAELGYQSDRDWYEYIADVSHLVQRLEP from the coding sequence GTGAGGGTGCGTGAATGGGATCCACGCTCCGCGTCCGCGGCCGAGATCCAGTCGCTCGTGGAGACGGTGAACGCGGCCATGGCCGCTGATCTCCCCGATGATCCACCCTGGCGTGACGTGCAGGTCCGGGACTATCTGGCCGAGACCATGCCGGGCGAGCGCCGGATCACCTGGGTGGTCGAGGACGACCGGGTGCCCGAGGGCGAGGGTGAGATCTTCGCTCACGTCAACATCCTGCTGCTCGGCGACATCGGGGTGCTGGAGATCCTGGTCCGGCCCGATCTGCGCCGGCGAGGGCTCGGGCGTCAGCTGGTGGGGGTGGCGGCCCGCCGGGCGTACCTGGAAGGTTTCACCTCGATCGGGGTGGAGGCGATCGGCGGCACCACGGCCATCCCGTTCTACGAGTCGCTGGGCTTCGAGCGGGAGTACGCGGAGGCCCGCAGCGTGCTCAACCTCGAATCGGTCGACTGGCTGGCGCTGGGCGCGATGGCGAGCGGGATCAGCTCCGGCTACCGCGTGGAGTACCACCCGGGTGGCCCGCCGGACTCGCTGCTGGAGGCGTACGCGCTGGCCAAGGCGGAGGCCCAGAACGACGACGACGATCTCGACCTGGCGCCTCGCTCGTCCGATCCGCAGCGTCTTCGCGAGTCGATCGAAACGCTTCACAAGCGCGGCCTGAAGCCCTACATCGTGCTCGCGATCCACGAGGGCACCGGTGCCGTCGCCGGGCTGACCGAGGTGGTCGTGCCCGCTCAGCATCCCGAGCGGGCCGACCAGTACGACACGATCGTGGTCCGGGAGCACCGCGGTTACGGCATCGACCGGGCGATCAAGGCCCGGATGCTGTTCGAGCTGCGCTCCGCGGAGCCCACCCTGCGCCAGGTGCAGACCTGGAACGCCCAGCACAACGAGTCGATGCTGAAGGTCAACGCCGAGCTCGGTTACCAGTCGGACCGGGACTGGTACGAGTACATCGCCGACGTCTCCCACCTGGTCCAGCGGCTTGAGCCCTAA